In Ovis canadensis isolate MfBH-ARS-UI-01 breed Bighorn chromosome 3, ARS-UI_OviCan_v2, whole genome shotgun sequence, one DNA window encodes the following:
- the LOC138438226 gene encoding lysozyme C, intestinal isozyme, whose protein sequence is MLNTESSSPWSAWRSGFSVNMKAFLILGLLLLSVTVQGKKFERCELARTLRRFGLDGYNGVSLANWMCLIYGESRYNTQVTNYNPGSKSTDYGIFQINSKWWCNDGKTPRAVNGCGVSCSALLKDDITQAVACAKKIVSRQGITAWVAWKNKCRNRNVSSYIQGCKL, encoded by the exons ATGTTAAATACCGAGTCCAGCTCACCCTGGTCAGCCTGGAGGTCTGGCTTCTCAGTCAACATGAAGGCTTTCCTTATTCTGGGGCTTCTCCTCCTTTCTGTCACTGTCCAGGGCAAGAAATTTGAGAGATGTGAGCTTGCGAGAACGCTGAGAAGATTTGGACTGGATGGCTATAATGGAGTCAGCCTGGCAAATT gGATGTGTTTGATCTATGGAGAAAGCCGATATAACACACAAGTTACAAACTACAATCCTGGAAGCAAAAGCACTGATTATGGGATATTTCAGATCAACAGCAAGTGGTGGTGTAATGATGGAAAAACCCCAAGAGCAGTTAATGGCTGTGGTGTATCCTGCAGTG CTTTGCTGAAAGATGACATCACTCAAGCTGTAGCATGTGCAAAGAAGATTGTCAGTCGGCAAGGCATTACAGCATG GGTGGCGTGGAAAAACAAGTGTCGAAACCGAAATGTCAGCAGTTATATTCAGGGTTGCAAACTGTAA